The genomic segment CCAAGCCGGCTTCGCTTCGGCGGCGGCCTTGCCCGAGCGGCCCGGCGGGCTCGACCCGGCTCTCCTGGCCATCGGCGATGAGCCCAGCTTCACGGTGACGCCGGAAGAAGCCTGGAATTTTTGGCTGGGCTTCAGCCAGCGCCTCGGCCGGCCGAGCTTGAGCGCATTGCGCCAGGGCCTGCGCCGGGCGGTCAGCCAGGGAACCGCCCGCCAAGTCTCCGAGGTCCGGCTCGAGATCCTCGGCAAGACCGGGACCGGCGATGCCTTGGCGAAATCCTACGCCACCAATGGCTGGTTTCTCGGGGCCTATCCGGTGGAGCAGCCGCGCTGGCTCTTGCTGGTTTTTCTGCAAGAGGCTCACGGCTTCGCCGAGGCCGCCGATTTGGCCGAAAGGATCTACCGCTTGGCCGATAGCTTCGAGGTGCTGCGGTGAGAGGCTGCTCGGTTTGGCTCCTTTTGACGATCCTTTTTGGCCCGCTTCCGGCCGCGGCTTCGACCCTGAAAGTCCAAGTGCTTTCCAAATACCGGATCGAGTCCATCGAGGTGAGGGGAGAGGGACTGCGGCTGCGCGGCTCCAAGCAAGGCCGAGACTTCGAGCTCGGAGCCTTGAGCCCGGCCAAGATCTCGGTGGCGGGCTCGGGCCTATCCTTGGAAGGCAAGGGCGAATTCGAGCGCCTAAGCTTGCGGCCCGGGCCGGCCGGGCTCGAAGTCAAGATGCTCGACGTCGCTGAAAAAGGCCCTCGCCGCTTCGGCGGCGAGCTCGAGGTTCGGGTGCGTTCCGGCCGGCTTTTCCTGCTGGAGCGGCCGGAATTGGAGGACTACGTCGACGCGGTGCTCGCCGCCGAGCTGCCGGAGGAATTTCCGCTCGAAGCCCAGAAAGCTCAAGCGGTCCTGGCTCGGACCTATGCCGTCGCCGAGCGGGGCCGCCACGGCGCCGAAGGCTTCGATCTCTGCGATCTGACCCATTGCCAAGTCTACGCCGGGGTTCCGCTGCCCTCCTCGAAGCGGGCGGAAGCGGTGCGGAGCACCCGAGGCAAGATCCTGGCCTATCAGGGCCGACCGGCAACGGCGCTTTTCCATTCGACTTGCGGCGGGCACACCAGCCCCAATCAGCGGGTCTTCGGCGGTCGACCACTGGCTTATTTACAGGGCGTTTCCGATGCTGATTACTGCGCGGCCTCGCCGCACTTCCATTGGCAGGCCGAAATCCCGCTCGAGCAAATCGCGGTCCTGCTCGAGGCCGGCGGCTCGCCGTCCTTTCGCGGCGAGGTGAGCTCGATCCTGCCCTTCGGTCGCGAGCCTCAGGGTCGGGTCTTCAGCCTGGAGCTGACGGCCGGCGGCCAGCGCCGAGAGATTTCGGCGATGGATTTTCTTTCCTGGATCGGCAAGACCTTGGGCTGGAACGAGCTGAAGAGCAATTGGTTCGAAGTCGAAGTGAAAGACAAGGTCGCCCGTTTCCAGGGGCGCGGCTTGGGTCACGGCGTCGGCCTCTGCCAGTGGGGCGCCAAGGGAAGGGCCGAGGCCGGCATGAAGTATCCGGCCATCTTGCAAAGCTATTTCCCGGGAACGAGGATTGAGAAGCAAAGTCAATGAAGCGAAGGGTTTTGATTCTATTGAGTGGCGTTATTTTCGTTGTGGCGGCTGCGGCGGGGCTAAAGCCCCTTGCTACAAGAGATGCCGTAGCAAGGGGCTTTAGCCCCGCTCCCTCCGCTGAGGAGGAGGGCCTGCGCCGCTTTCGGCGGATTCGCTCCGATCCGGTTTTGAAAGAGCAGTTGGCGGCGATCGTCGAGGTGGCGATGCGGCGGGCCTGGGGCGAGAGCGCGGCCTGGCCGGCAAACGCCGAGCCGCTCTTCGATCAGCCCTTGGGCGTCTTCGTCACCTTGAAGAAAGACGAGGAGATCCGGGGCTGCATGGGCAGCCTCAAGCCGCGCAAATCCAGCCTCCGCGAGGAGATCGCGGCCAATCTCAAGGCCGCGATGACCCAGGATCCGCGTCATCGCCGAGTCGAAAAATCGGAATTGCCGGGAATGGAAATCTATTTGACCACCGCCGGGACCCCCCAGCCGGTCCCGCGCTTCGACGCGCTCTCGCCGGTTCATGACGCGATCTTGTTGAAATCGGGGGCGAGAGAGGCGGTGGTTTTGCCCGGCGAGGCCCGGACCCTGCGCTATTTGCTCGCCTTCGCCAAGGCCAAGGCCGGGGTCCGAAAGGGCGAGCCTTACCAAGTGTTTCGCTTGCCGGTGGAGGTGCTGGCGGTGGATTAATCGCCGCCGGAGCTGGTCGGCTCCGGCGCGCTGCTGCTGCGGCCGATGCGCTCGCCGGCCCGCTCGATGTCGTTGTCGAGGAGCCGGTCGGCGGTGACTTGGGGGGTGCCGTAGAAATAATGCTCCCGGCGCTCGGCGTCGGTGCCGCAACCGCCCTGATGATTGAGCTCATCCTCGTTAGCGGTGACGATGTTGGCCATTCGTTGGCGTATATCGGACGGAATGAGCGAGAGAAATTGATCGAGCTTGTTTTCGTCCTCGCCGGCCACGCCGAAATAGATCGCTCCGACGAACTGCTGGATGATGTCGTTGGCAATCTGGGAGCCAATGGCGCCGGCCATGCCGCCGGCTTGGGTGACTTGGTCCATCTCGTCCATCAGGGCGTTGACCTCCGACCAGTTGCCGCTGTTCATGGCGTCGCGGACCGCCCGGACCACCTTCATGGTGTATTGAGGCGCGCCGCCCTTGTTGGGGATTTTGGAAGGCAGGCTCTCGAACTCGTCGATCAGGGTGCTGGTCCCCATGGCGCGGGCGAGGTCCTCTTGGAGCTCCTGCATCTCGTCGGTCGCCTCTTCGCCGAAAAATTCGTTCTTCCGCTTGGCGTCTTTGAGCGAGTCGACCTTCTCTTCCAGCCTTTCGGTCCATTCGGTCCGCTGCTCGTCGGTCAGATCGGAATCCTCGACCCGGTCGATCATCGATTCGACGTCGCGAATGGCGGCGTCGTATCTTTCGTTGTTGCTGGATCCGATCTCGTCGAGCGCGGCGGTGATGTTGTCCTTCAGCTCCAGCATTTGATCCGTCAGGGCCTCGGGATCCGCGCCGTCGCGGCCGATTTGGCGCACCAGCTCCTCGAGCTGATCGTTGAAGGGGCCATAGGCTTCGGCGGCTTCGAGGAGATCCTTGTTGTCCTTGAGCAGGTCCTGGATCTCCTCCTTGATTTGCGAAGGTCCCCACTGGATGGGTCCGGCGCCCGGAGGGATGCTGCCATCGACTTGCTCGTTGACACCATTCATCAGCTGGCCGTCATTGGGGGCTTGCTCCGGCGGCAGATCGGCGAAAAACTCTTGGTACTCGTCGGGCACGTTGGGATTGGTGGAAATATCGGAGCCGAATTCGTCGCCGATGTCGACGCTGTCCTCGTAGGAGGTGTTGAGGGAGGATTCCCGGCTGACCGGGCGGGCGTTGCCGTATTGATCGGTGTAATACTCGCGGTTGCGCGAGACATGCTTGGGGTCCGTCATCGATTCCTCCTTTAGCCTCCTGAGAAGAGGCAGGGCCGCTGATGAGGGCGGCCAGCTAAATTGTACTGCAATGGAAGGGCCGGGATAGCGTTTTTTGCCGTTTAGGCGTGGAAAGGCCCGATTGGACTATCGTTTTTTGGCTGAAGCGATTAGGCGGGATGGAAGGTTTTCTCGTATATATATGTCTGAATTTTACTATTTATATATATGAAGGCGGTACTTGGGGTGTTCCACTCTCCGGAGGCGAGCTCGATGAAGCGAATCCTGACCTTTGGTCTTCTTTTACTGGCCATTGCCTGCCGGCCCGCTCCCAAGGCGCCGGCGGCGAAGGCCAGCTTCCCTATCGCGGAGAGCCATCGGGTCCTGGCCTCGCCGAGCGATTGGCTCAACACCGCGCGGCCACTGAAGGCGGAAGATCTGGCCGGCCGGATCCTGCTCGTCGATTTTTGGACTTATGCCTGCATCAACTGCATCCACGTCATGCCCGACCTTCATCGTTTGGAGAAGGAGTTTGGCAAAGACTTGGCGGTGATCGGCGTCCACTCCGCCAAATTCGACAACGAGAAGGACTCCGACAATATCCGGGCGGCGGTGCTGCGCTATGAGCTGAGCCATCCGGTCGTCAACGACGCCGATTTCAAGGTTTGGAACGCCTTCGGCGTCAATGCCTGGCCGACTTGGATCTTGATCAAGCCCGACGGCGAGGTCGACCGGACTTATTCGGGCGAAGGAAATTATGACGAGGTCCGAGCCGACGTCGAGCGCCTCCGCCAGGAATTCGCCGGCAAGCTTCGTCAAGATCCCTTGCCGCTTTCGCCGGAGAAAGCCAAGATGGCTCCCTCGGAGCTGAGCTTCCCGGGCAAGCTGGCCTTCGACGTCGAACGCGGCTTGCTCTGGATCAGCGACTCCAACCATCACCGGCTGGTGGCGATCAAGCTCGATGGCACCGTCGTCGAGACGGTCGGCAAGAAGGGCGAGGCCGGCAAACAGGACGGCGACTTCGCGACCGCCCGCTTCCATCGGCCTCAAGGCTTGCTCTACGGCCCCGGGAAGCTCTATGTGGCCGACACCGAGAATCACTTGATTAGGGTCGTCGATCTGGCCCAGCGCGAGGTGAAAACAATCGCCGGCACCGGCGTCCAAGGCTTCCTCCGCGAGCTCCAAAACGCCCCGGCCCTGACGACGCCGCTCTCCAGCCCCTGGGACTTGGCCTTCTTTCCCGATGCCGGCAGCCTCGCGATCGCCATGGCCGGCACTCACCAACTTTGGAGCTTGGATCTCGCCCGCGGCGCCTTGAGCGTCCTCGCCGGCAACGGCCGGGAATCGATCGACGACGGCCCCTATCCCGAGAACTCGCTGTCCCAGCCGAGCGGGCTCAGCGCGGTCGAGCGCCGGCTCTATTTCGTCGACTCCGAGACCAGCTCGCTGCGCCTGCTCTTCGATCAAGCCGTGAAGACCTTGATCGGCACCGGCCTTTTCGACTTCGGCTTCAAGGACGGCGACGCGAAGACGGCGCGGCTGCAGCACCCGATCGGGCTCTGGGCCGAGGAGGGCCGGGTCTACATCGCCGACACTTACAACCACTCGATTCGGCTCTACGACATGAAGGCCGCCCGGCTTTCCACCTTGGCCGGCGACGGCCGGCGCGGCGAGGCCGACGGCCCCTTCGCCGCCGCCCGCTTCAACGAGCCCAACGCCATCCTTCGGATCGGTGAAAAGCTCTACGTCGCCGACACCAACAATCACCGGATTCGAGCGCTCGATCCCTTGAGCGGCCAGGTCTCGACTTTGGAGCTCAAGTCCAAGGAAGTGCCGGCCGCGGCCTCGGCGACTTCACGGCCGGCCGAAAATTTGCCCAACCGCAAGATCAGTCAGGACCTGACGCTGGCGCCGGGCGGCAAGATCGAATGGAAGCTGGAGCTGCCCCAGGGCTGGAAGCTGAACGCTCAAGCGCCGAGCCGGCTCCAGCTTTTCGCGGTCGACGGCGAGCCTCGGGCCCTCGCGAGCTTCGGCAAGGAGGAATTGGCGGCCAAGCGGGTCACTCTGCCGGCCTTGGAGGCCGGCGGAAAGTACCTGCTCCAGGGTCTGCTCTATTATTGCCGCGAGGGCGCCGAGGCGCTCTGCTACCTGGGTGGAGCCGAGGCGAGGGTTCAGGTCAAGGACGGCGGAGCGAATCTCATCCTATGGAAGC from the bacterium genome contains:
- a CDS encoding thioredoxin-like domain-containing protein, encoding MKRILTFGLLLLAIACRPAPKAPAAKASFPIAESHRVLASPSDWLNTARPLKAEDLAGRILLVDFWTYACINCIHVMPDLHRLEKEFGKDLAVIGVHSAKFDNEKDSDNIRAAVLRYELSHPVVNDADFKVWNAFGVNAWPTWILIKPDGEVDRTYSGEGNYDEVRADVERLRQEFAGKLRQDPLPLSPEKAKMAPSELSFPGKLAFDVERGLLWISDSNHHRLVAIKLDGTVVETVGKKGEAGKQDGDFATARFHRPQGLLYGPGKLYVADTENHLIRVVDLAQREVKTIAGTGVQGFLRELQNAPALTTPLSSPWDLAFFPDAGSLAIAMAGTHQLWSLDLARGALSVLAGNGRESIDDGPYPENSLSQPSGLSAVERRLYFVDSETSSLRLLFDQAVKTLIGTGLFDFGFKDGDAKTARLQHPIGLWAEEGRVYIADTYNHSIRLYDMKAARLSTLAGDGRRGEADGPFAAARFNEPNAILRIGEKLYVADTNNHRIRALDPLSGQVSTLELKSKEVPAAASATSRPAENLPNRKISQDLTLAPGGKIEWKLELPQGWKLNAQAPSRLQLFAVDGEPRALASFGKEELAAKRVTLPALEAGGKYLLQGLLYYCREGAEALCYLGGAEARVQVKDGGANLILWKLDP
- a CDS encoding AMMECR1 domain-containing protein is translated as MKEQLAAIVEVAMRRAWGESAAWPANAEPLFDQPLGVFVTLKKDEEIRGCMGSLKPRKSSLREEIAANLKAAMTQDPRHRRVEKSELPGMEIYLTTAGTPQPVPRFDALSPVHDAILLKSGAREAVVLPGEARTLRYLLAFAKAKAGVRKGEPYQVFRLPVEVLAVD
- a CDS encoding SpoIID/LytB domain-containing protein, whose product is MTILFGPLPAAASTLKVQVLSKYRIESIEVRGEGLRLRGSKQGRDFELGALSPAKISVAGSGLSLEGKGEFERLSLRPGPAGLEVKMLDVAEKGPRRFGGELEVRVRSGRLFLLERPELEDYVDAVLAAELPEEFPLEAQKAQAVLARTYAVAERGRHGAEGFDLCDLTHCQVYAGVPLPSSKRAEAVRSTRGKILAYQGRPATALFHSTCGGHTSPNQRVFGGRPLAYLQGVSDADYCAASPHFHWQAEIPLEQIAVLLEAGGSPSFRGEVSSILPFGREPQGRVFSLELTAGGQRREISAMDFLSWIGKTLGWNELKSNWFEVEVKDKVARFQGRGLGHGVGLCQWGAKGRAEAGMKYPAILQSYFPGTRIEKQSQ